A region from the Candidatus Methanoperedens sp. genome encodes:
- a CDS encoding DHH family phosphoesterase, with the protein MTTECTACKGTGTIILSEKECPDCKGSGKPKSISLEKLSEKDLSNLMSGGMKCATCGGTGKISVTEPCKACNGRGKFFTCTVCGKETTKGDLCENCAKKPSVHILSAECDTRELEVGKVYEGKVQGHANFGVFVDINPQLRGLIHSSNMNFIPEIGDKLFVEVKNMAPNGNIELLPRSLKEYQLIEVEKQLPRRKTTELSKYLGKLIHLSGEVIQIKQTGGPTIFTISDEDGTVQCAAFEKAGERAYPEIKSETIVRVIGEPSMRNGAMQIEIRAMKQLWGGDATGIKEQIESAIDRRAEPHDTQFLVNSEILIKLKPRMRNAAKLIRKAIFKSRPIIIRHHADADGITSAIAIERAILPLIREVGGSDADRHFYRRSPSKAPFYELEDVTKDLTFALEDQERFAQKMPLVVLMDNGATEEDMPAMKQAAIYGVELLVIDHHHPDGTIDSMVLEHVNPAYAGGDFGITTGMLGLEIARMINPDITEEIKHLPAVSAVGDRSAAPEAGLYKSLVADKYKPEDLKNMALAIDYEAFWQRFNDGRGIMNDILNLGSNIRHQQIVKLLSDQANAAISEQLEASMPNVKTQKLPNGAMLNVIDVENFAHKFTFPPPGKTSGEIHDRLCSKYDGQPVVTIGYGPDFAVLRSRGVGMNIPQIVKELHSEIKGAGVSGGGHLVVGSIKFVEGMRKEVLAKLAEKIGAAGTQ; encoded by the coding sequence ATGACAACCGAATGCACCGCCTGCAAAGGTACAGGTACCATAATCCTCAGCGAAAAGGAATGCCCCGACTGTAAAGGTTCAGGAAAACCAAAATCAATAAGCCTTGAGAAACTGTCGGAAAAAGACTTAAGTAATCTCATGTCCGGAGGAATGAAATGCGCCACATGCGGCGGCACAGGAAAAATATCAGTCACCGAGCCCTGCAAAGCCTGCAATGGCAGGGGAAAGTTCTTCACATGCACGGTCTGCGGCAAAGAAACAACGAAAGGGGACCTCTGCGAGAACTGCGCTAAAAAACCCTCTGTTCATATACTGAGTGCGGAGTGTGACACGCGTGAGCTGGAGGTAGGGAAGGTGTACGAAGGAAAGGTTCAGGGACATGCGAACTTCGGTGTATTTGTGGATATCAATCCGCAGCTCCGGGGTCTTATCCATTCAAGCAATATGAATTTCATTCCTGAAATCGGTGATAAGCTCTTTGTCGAGGTCAAAAACATGGCCCCGAACGGCAACATCGAACTGCTCCCGCGCAGTCTCAAAGAGTACCAGCTTATTGAGGTCGAAAAGCAGCTTCCCAGAAGGAAGACAACAGAACTCTCAAAATACCTTGGGAAACTCATCCATCTTTCTGGCGAAGTGATCCAGATAAAACAAACAGGAGGCCCCACGATATTCACCATCTCTGACGAGGATGGGACAGTGCAGTGCGCGGCATTTGAGAAAGCAGGGGAGCGGGCTTATCCCGAGATAAAGTCGGAGACTATAGTCCGGGTGATCGGCGAGCCTTCGATGAGGAACGGAGCAATGCAGATCGAGATCCGTGCCATGAAGCAGCTATGGGGAGGGGATGCCACGGGCATCAAGGAACAGATCGAATCCGCGATAGACAGACGAGCAGAACCCCACGACACACAATTCCTTGTTAATAGCGAAATCCTGATTAAACTGAAGCCCAGGATGCGAAATGCTGCCAAACTTATTAGGAAGGCTATTTTTAAGTCCCGACCTATCATCATAAGGCACCATGCGGACGCAGATGGTATCACTTCGGCAATTGCAATAGAGCGTGCCATTCTGCCGCTTATCCGGGAAGTCGGAGGCTCTGATGCAGATCGTCATTTTTACAGGCGTTCCCCTTCCAAGGCGCCGTTCTATGAACTTGAGGACGTAACAAAAGACCTCACTTTTGCACTGGAAGACCAGGAGCGTTTTGCCCAGAAAATGCCGCTTGTGGTTTTAATGGACAATGGCGCCACTGAGGAGGACATGCCCGCGATGAAACAGGCTGCGATCTATGGCGTGGAACTCCTGGTCATTGATCACCATCACCCGGACGGCACCATAGATTCAATGGTGCTTGAGCACGTCAATCCCGCATATGCTGGGGGGGATTTCGGCATTACTACAGGCATGCTGGGCTTGGAGATCGCCCGGATGATAAATCCCGACATCACGGAAGAGATCAAACATCTCCCGGCGGTTTCAGCAGTCGGGGACAGGTCAGCTGCGCCTGAAGCCGGCCTGTACAAATCTCTTGTAGCTGATAAATATAAGCCAGAAGACCTGAAAAACATGGCATTGGCTATTGATTACGAGGCATTCTGGCAGAGGTTCAACGATGGGCGAGGGATAATGAACGACATACTCAATCTGGGCTCCAATATCCGCCACCAGCAGATAGTGAAATTATTGAGCGACCAGGCAAATGCCGCTATTTCCGAGCAACTTGAGGCATCAATGCCCAATGTCAAGACTCAGAAACTGCCAAACGGCGCGATGTTGAATGTGATCGATGTGGAAAATTTCGCCCACAAATTCACTTTTCCACCCCCGGGAAAAACAAGCGGAGAAATACATGACCGCTTGTGCTCAAAATATGATGGTCAGCCTGTGGTCACCATCGGATATGGTCCTGATTTTGCAGTGCTGCGATCAAGGGGTGTGGGGATGAACATACCCCAGATAGTGAAAGAACTGCACAGCGAGATCAAAGGAGCGGGTGTGAGCGGGGGTGGGCATCTCGTGGTGGGCAGCATTAAATTCGTAGAAGGGATGCGAAAGGAAGTGCTGGCAAAACTGGCTGAGAAGATAGGTGCGGCGGGAACCCAATGA
- a CDS encoding PHP domain-containing protein yields the protein MRFDLHIHSNFSSDSSLTVDDILMKAVKNGLDGIAICDHNTVEGSLQGIKRARELDLSLLVLPGMEVSTTEGHVLVLGVKENIQPNLTPLETIKIAHQKGGLVIAAHPFKIRSIGFVDGLDAIETFNSRCIFGENTKAKEMALSLGKPEVGGSDSHMLATVGLGYTDIDAEKNEEAVLTGIREGRTSSGGRVAPLYVVIVQVIRGIFRRLNRFGHSKIFNSNGTI from the coding sequence ATGCGCTTTGACCTGCACATCCACTCCAATTTCTCATCGGACTCGAGCCTGACAGTGGATGACATCCTGATGAAGGCGGTAAAAAACGGACTTGACGGGATAGCGATTTGTGACCATAATACCGTGGAGGGAAGCCTTCAGGGGATCAAGCGCGCCCGTGAACTGGATCTTTCCTTACTTGTGCTTCCGGGAATGGAGGTCTCAACGACAGAAGGGCATGTATTAGTACTCGGGGTAAAGGAGAATATCCAGCCCAACCTCACGCCCCTTGAAACTATCAAGATAGCCCACCAGAAAGGCGGGCTGGTGATTGCGGCGCATCCCTTCAAGATAAGAAGCATTGGATTCGTGGATGGGCTGGATGCAATCGAGACTTTCAATTCAAGGTGTATATTCGGTGAGAACACGAAGGCAAAAGAGATGGCACTGTCTCTTGGAAAACCCGAAGTCGGGGGGAGCGACTCACATATGCTTGCGACCGTCGGACTCGGTTATACGGACATAGACGCGGAAAAAAATGAAGAAGCTGTACTCACAGGGATCAGGGAAGGCAGGACAAGCTCAGGTGGACGGGTCGCTCCTCTGTATGTTGTCATCGTTCAGGTCATACGCGGCATATTCCGTAGGCTGAACAGGTTTGGTCACAGCAAGATTTTTAATAGCAATGGGACAATCTAA
- a CDS encoding 4Fe-4S binding protein has product MIVDGRCVGCGQCAAYCPYDAIIVFGRAVMDEKCIECGTCVRYCPVSAISGEE; this is encoded by the coding sequence ATGATTGTGGATGGCAGATGCGTGGGCTGCGGGCAGTGCGCCGCTTATTGCCCTTATGATGCGATAATTGTATTCGGGCGCGCCGTGATGGATGAAAAATGCATTGAGTGCGGCACTTGCGTCAGGTATTGCCCAGTAAGCGCAATTTCTGGGGAAGAATGA
- a CDS encoding endonuclease III translates to MALETIITRLKKRYHPGKFHSPDPFRVLITTVLSQRTRDEVTDRAAEKLFSKYSTYAALANADVKDIEELIREVGFYRVKTPRIKEIARIISNDLKGKVPDNIDALLKLPGVGRKTANCVIVYGFRRDAIAVDTHVHRISNRLGLVRTKTPEETEQRLLEVLPREHWQYINELFVRFGQDICRPIGPKCGLCPIIELCPEKKITKKTR, encoded by the coding sequence ATGGCCCTTGAGACAATCATAACCCGCCTGAAAAAGCGTTATCATCCCGGCAAATTCCACTCGCCTGACCCTTTCCGCGTGCTCATAACCACCGTCCTCTCGCAGCGCACCCGCGATGAGGTTACAGATAGGGCAGCGGAAAAACTCTTTTCAAAATACAGCACATATGCAGCACTTGCAAATGCCGATGTTAAGGATATCGAGGAACTGATACGCGAAGTAGGGTTCTACCGCGTGAAAACACCGCGAATCAAGGAAATCGCGCGGATAATTTCGAACGACTTAAAGGGCAAAGTCCCGGACAATATTGATGCCCTTCTCAAACTTCCAGGTGTGGGGAGAAAGACCGCTAACTGCGTCATTGTTTACGGCTTCCGCAGGGATGCCATTGCAGTGGATACCCATGTTCATCGCATCTCGAACAGGCTGGGGCTTGTAAGAACAAAGACCCCGGAAGAGACCGAGCAAAGGCTTCTTGAAGTCCTGCCCAGGGAACACTGGCAGTATATAAACGAACTGTTTGTCAGGTTCGGACAGGATATATGCAGACCCATCGGGCCTAAATGTGGTTTATGCCCTATTATTGAGCTCTGCCCTGAGAAGAAAATAACTAAAAAGACAAGATAA
- a CDS encoding NAD(P)/FAD-dependent oxidoreductase yields the protein MKAVIIGAGLGGLLAGARLAKAGNDVEIFERLPFIGGRFANLDFKGFKLSTGALHMLPHGSRGPLAQMLRDVGANVAIINSSPMAVIKMEADENIEFNDFRKQLSITKRIKLGMILFFSLKFKPKNDISFRDWILKYFDDDFLLRLADSFCGWALSLQAKDVPAREMLEIIENMYRYKGSGVPLGGCGAVTGALADIIKSNGGKIHTLSCVDKIITETDTAIGISVNGETTGAEIVISDIGHLETSRMYECTDEAYLGKISGMRPSKGIKICLSADEPLIGHSGVFFTPFAQRINGINEVTNIDPSLAPPGKHLVMSHQAVLSDDLEQEINAGLSDLKRLFPGKKYEVLMVQSYSNGWPVNRASSGSDSGNRTPIRNLFVVGDGAKGKGGIEVEGVALGVRNAMREIGIE from the coding sequence ATGAAAGCTGTCATCATAGGTGCCGGTCTCGGCGGCCTGCTTGCGGGAGCAAGGCTTGCAAAAGCCGGGAATGATGTAGAGATATTCGAGCGTCTTCCATTCATCGGGGGACGGTTTGCAAATCTGGATTTTAAAGGTTTCAAACTCAGCACCGGGGCGCTTCATATGCTGCCCCACGGCTCCAGGGGACCGCTTGCACAGATGCTGCGTGATGTTGGGGCTAACGTGGCAATAATTAATTCAAGCCCCATGGCTGTGATAAAGATGGAGGCAGATGAGAATATCGAGTTCAATGATTTCCGAAAGCAACTTTCTATCACAAAACGTATCAAGCTCGGGATGATACTTTTTTTCTCGCTGAAATTCAAACCAAAAAACGATATCTCATTCAGGGACTGGATCCTTAAATATTTTGACGATGATTTCCTGCTGAGGCTTGCCGATTCTTTTTGCGGCTGGGCATTGAGCCTCCAGGCAAAAGATGTACCGGCCAGGGAGATGCTGGAGATAATCGAGAATATGTATCGGTACAAGGGTTCAGGGGTCCCACTGGGCGGCTGCGGGGCGGTGACCGGTGCGCTGGCGGACATCATAAAATCAAACGGCGGGAAGATACACACTCTCTCCTGTGTTGATAAGATAATAACAGAGACTGACACGGCGATAGGGATCAGTGTGAATGGAGAAACGACCGGCGCGGAAATTGTGATCAGCGATATCGGGCATCTTGAAACCAGCAGGATGTATGAATGCACCGATGAAGCGTATTTGGGAAAAATAAGCGGGATGAGGCCGTCAAAGGGTATAAAGATCTGTCTTTCCGCAGATGAACCCTTGATAGGTCACAGCGGTGTGTTTTTCACGCCTTTTGCACAGAGGATAAATGGCATCAATGAGGTAACAAACATAGATCCATCCCTTGCGCCCCCTGGAAAGCACCTTGTGATGTCCCATCAAGCAGTTTTATCAGATGACCTGGAGCAGGAAATAAATGCAGGACTTTCCGACCTGAAGCGACTCTTCCCCGGAAAGAAATACGAAGTTCTGATGGTCCAGTCATATTCTAACGGCTGGCCGGTGAACAGGGCATCTTCTGGCAGCGATAGCGGGAACAGGACGCCGATTCGCAATCTTTTTGTCGTGGGGGACGGTGCGAAAGGGAAGGGCGGGATAGAGGTGGAGGGCGTGGCACTGGGGGTCAGGAATGCGATGAGGGAGATAGGAATAGAGTAG